From Amyelois transitella isolate CPQ chromosome 2, ilAmyTran1.1, whole genome shotgun sequence:
GACccgaaaataatttactacttCTTTAAAATGATGCGgatgatataaatatagtatagacTCGTTTAAGTGACCATGGCGAGTTTTGTTTGTGGCAagtatgttaataatatttgacaTAGAGCAAGCGAGAACGCTGTAGCTACTCTGTGCCAATTACAGTATCAGACATCAATTgagtctttatttctttttattaagaataatttaacttGCTTGCTTAAAGTTATGCTTCCTTCTCAAGGATATGTTATCAAATATTGTcattatttactataaaacCACTTAGAGAGGGAAATTTGATCAATTATCTGACTCGGGAATTGAGTCAGTTTTCTTCTCAGAGTACCAACGCAAACTTACATGTTTATGATTTACAGGACACAAATGAACTATGAGATTCAACGTGAAAATGGTTAGTACACATCTTAAAAGACTACAATATATATAAGCATGGCAATCGTAGTAACATTTCACTACTGACTTAATCTTAGGATCATCTACAAAACGTTCAAAATCCtatctatgtatgttcaaaatttgtgctttataatatttgttccAGTGTAAAATGTCgcatataaaattgtttgttttatttaaatcaaaagagAGAGTGCGTAAGCGCCAGTCCGGATGGAATTTTTAATTGACTATTCAACTATTAAAATTCTCAAAATAACCTCATGGCACTTTTCTTTTCTCATGTATGAAAATGCCATACCTTTGATATGGATTTGTTGTTTTAACTTACATGGTATGTGGTTTTTTAAGTTATagttatttacttacaaaagaTATCTAAAAAATGCATTATTTGAACCCGTCGAATTTATTAAGAGAACTATGGATatctttttaatatcaatacaATTAACTAGCATTTTGCCatattttccttttcttttAGTTTCTAAGAAACACCGCCCTGTAGTTTTGGCTGTGTCATATAGATCAGTCATAATTCAGCTagcttcttttttaaataaagatttaaaacttttgaGCCATCACTCGAAAAACGAGTACGTacttgttattgttatgttgTCAGATATTAACAACTTTACTAAATGTTAACACACTTATTTTCTTAATGCGGAATTGGTTCTGGTGAATCATATTTTTCTGAACTAGCTCTCTCTTGAGTAGAAGCTCTTAAGTATCCGGCTGTTAAAACGCAGAGGCTAGATAAAAAGTGTACTATACTAGTTGTACAACGGTAAATATGGAAAGATGAGCAATTGAAAGTTTAGTCTGGTCATagatataaagctgaagacaCACATCGGGGTATGTGAGCCACAAATACGCTAAGTAGTTTTCTAGAAAGTTCCAGAGCTTACGCATTGCTTGATTCCAACTCGACGCCAGTGACGGTAGTGCTAAGGTTTCCGTTGACTAGTATATCATGTAACGGCTGTCCCAACATGGAGGACAGTGAATCActtagtttataataattggACTCCAACGCCTCGTGATAAGTGACTTGGTCTGAACTGATGAGCTTGGCGTTCAGTTGCAGGGCTGAATGGCATATTGTTAGGAACTCTCTGAAAGAGAAATCAGTCGTTatcaaaaatactgaaaggccccTAGCGTCATGGATCAACGATGgaattaagaattaaatagtgacaggttactagcccatcgtctaaaagatgtatacaaaatttataagcctaaagATCCCAACTGAATTAAATGAATACGAACTAAAATAGTGAAAGTATGTCCAGTAAGTGAATGAAACATTTATGCTCCAAGCAGACAAAGAAATATCTAAATACACAGCTGAGTTGGCATGCTACCAATATTTCTGTGGTAAATCATTTTCACGCAATACAATGACGCAAATCACGATGGAagtatataaaacataaacatcGTGTTTGTCCAATAATACGTTGTAATAAGTACTTgacaattttttaatgaaagttATAGTTGTGTGAAAACCCTGTTTCGGGAAAGTATCCGCAGGGACACAgagtaaagataaaaattcaCGAACTGTCTGTTATTATGAGCAAGATGGCAAAAAACGGCGCTGGCACGGCGTTCACCTATACTAAGTTAATACATGTTCAACTgctcaaattttttttttaattatcatatttttatgtgttctttgtattttgtagCAATCCGCAGTAAATTTATTACTGAGGACTGCAATCAGTCCTcagtaataaatttactacttacttactttatttatttagttacttaATAGTAACTACTTGAATAACTTACTTGAATGTAGTTTTCAGTTTGTCCACCAACTCGTCGGGGTACATGGGCGCCAGTGTGGGGTCGAGAAAAGCGTTCGCGTAAGCGAGTGGTCCGGCGTTGACTTGTACGCACACACTGCCTTGTAGCCTATTAGAGGGAATAATATTGTAACTTTGGAATGCTTCTGTGATGCCGCCAGTTCATTACGACGAGAGACTTTTAAGCGTAAGGTAATCGATTTCATAGCAGATTTTTTAAAGCTACTTTATTGAATTACAATTGATTATGCACACTGAATACATATTTCATTCGCTTATTACCATAATGCCATATATGTATTGTACTTGACACTATAGAAATCTTATGTCGTCTTGCAATACACGCCGTTTCTGCGCAGCGAAAACCGTCAAATACTAGTATGATGAACATATTATGGTGACTGATGGTCATGATACTTAGATCAGATAATCATCAGACGACACATTCAGCATTTCtatagtcttatattattccgaattctatgttaattctcttatatttttaaatggaaacaaaaataaacaacgggTAGTAAgtgaattttaattgaaacatCTAACACATAAACCTGTACTgaactcaaattaaataaaaggagATGAATGAGAATGGATCCACTTAACTAAACCGCAAAGAGTTAGGAAAAAAAGAAGTAGAGTTTAAACGGTTAGAACATATGCCAGGAGATAACATATAACATCCAAAAAAATCTGAGAACATCCTGACCTTAATTGTAGTTTCTTTATATCTGGCGCCTTCGCGTTGACGATTTCCGTCAGCTCAGTAACCTGGCTTTCCATCTCAGCGACGGCCACCTCTATAGGACTCTTTTCTTCAACTTGCGTCTCCACCACTGGTACACGACGTTTGACGTACGGGAACCAGCTTTCAGCTACGAATAAGGagaaaaaagttttgattttggaAAGCTGTTGAAAGTTCTATGGTATCGTTTTGTGTGTTGAGTAAAACATGgaattttagataaaaattaagttttattctaaatATCCGTGTGTGACCCAAAAGAAGGATTACATttctaaatgtatgtattgtctTTCTCTACGTCTATACCATACTCCAGGAGTAGTGATTTcaggtaaattattatatggtggtcctatacttttctCTTGATTGTGATAGTTGGCATCATGACACCGGGGTCCGCTTTTACCAAGACCCAGCAGTGGTTCTGCCAAGAAGTGACTCCTTTTTGATATTCTTTGCCTTGTGCACCTAACCTAGATTAGACTTTGGTTATAATAGGttaataaaacacaatttacTTGTAAGTGTTGTAAACCTAAACATCTCCTAATCTCTGATGGTGCATGGTGATGGTGGCCCTCTAGCTAACAAAACTTGAACCGCCTGATATGATGCATCCTATGGAACCCTAAACTTCGGCTCATTACACTGAGACTACCAGTATATTACagataaacttaattattaaaaaataattactagtTAGTGTTGTGATCCGTAGCCTTTGATGATGCACTGGCCCCCTGGCCGCACCGTCCCTAGTGAAGGGCGTCTCGAACATGAACCGCTTAACGTTGTGAACCCTTTCGAATGAGCCCTCGGTGCTGGCACTAGCAGTAGCTACGCCACAGGGCGCTGGTCGAACCCACGTCACTTGAATGTATGCTAGTTTGCTGTCCAACTCGTCTCGGTTCACCTGCAATTCGTTCACACTTAATTTAATACACTTAACAAAGTAAAAGTATTTGtgtattctataaaaaaaatcagtattGAGATAATTGTGTggtaatgttttaaaattagcaATACGAACCGGTGCCGAATCCATGATCATTTTCAAATTGCCAACACCGAATTTTTGTTCGTAGAAATTTTGTAACTTCTCTGATATCTCGCTCAGAGAAGTTATCTTCGGTTCTTTATAGATGAATTCGATTCCTTCCTCGTCTTCCCCGAAATGGGCCTTCCCGAAGAAAGCTACTCGGTAAAATCTGCCAAGGAGTCGTTTCCCTGAATTTGTAACTTCGATAATTTTGGCATAGGCTTTGGTCAGGTGTTGGTAACATGTGAGGAGAGCTTGATAGTCTTTGCGGCGTTCGTATATTGGAACGATGAGGCGATAAAGTGGGCCCAACAGTTCGTAACGCTCCGCTTTGTCAATGTATTCTGTGCAGATCATCAGTTGATCCAGGAGAGCTTGCTCGTTGTAATGCACCTCGACCATACCTGgaacaataaattatagtattaTGTTATACATTTCCATTTCtaaaatttgatatttgttCCGAGTCTAAGGAATATATGTTTGGGTGTGTGTCGTCATTTGGAaaagcaaaatattaattttttatcagaaCCGACcttaatttatgtataatgcaatcaaaacttactgttATGAGTACTTTAACGataatattcattaaaaaactatCTATCTAATCATATTTAACATCTTTAACGTAAAATAGTCCATATTCCAATAGCAACACATatcaacaaaatttcaataattcatTAACATAGGCTTCGTTGTTTATATAGAGATAACAGCAAGATCGTCTCATTCACGCGACAGCAATAAAACTGTCGCGATCATGTACTTCACCCGAGTCTGAATGAAAATCTACAAAGGCGTTCGCGCGGCAGTGCCCCTCCGACTGATTATTCTATGTACCTCGATTTAAACGGAGCGGAAGCTTGGCTCATTGCAGTCGAAATCAGCAGGCGGCCGCGCGCCCGCCATTGACACGCGATAGGCGGGATTAAGTACATAGGGGGAAAATGCGAGCGGTCTATGTGGTGATAGCATTCGTGGCCACGATAGCCTGGGGCCTGGACGCCACCACGGCAGGGCTCGTCGTCGAACACACCGCGGCGCTGGCCATGCCGGACGACGTCGCCGACACCGAACTGGTGGCAGCCTTTGTGGTATGTCCGCGCTGACGATATATGTAGAGGTAGTGTCCGTGCACACAATTTCGCTATTGAAACGAGAGGTCACGCCCGATATACGTGTACCCCTACTTCCTATATGAATCGCAAATCGTTCATTCAATCAGGATCGCTGGCCAATCATGCATATCGTCCACGTGAGACAATTCATCAGAATCATGAAACAGCCATACTTAAGAAATGTCacgtttttatattacttacatgTTAGTTTTTCTCAACTTTGTAGATATTTCGACATGGTGATCGCACCCCTGATCAAGAAGAATTAGACCTGCTCACGAAAGGAGAAAAACACAAAGATGTGTTCTTCCCTTATGGGATGAAAGCTCTTACAAATGtaagtcataaatattttatacaattattaatttagacataaaaaatgtaaaaacaaactacaattaaaatttatgattaaaCAATACAAGTGCTAAAAAAACAAGCTAAGTATGAACTACTAGCACGACGTAGAAATcattcaattataaataaataaacatatacggAACAGATTACAtcgattaagttagcctcgaagtaagtacgagacttgtgttacataTAAGTACACATATGTTTTCAACAGAAAGGGAAACAGTGCGGTTACCGAGTGGGTCAATACATAAGGGAAAGGTATGATGGCTTCATATCCCGACTGTACCTGCCTGATGAGATAGTGGTACGAACGACGAACTTTGACCGGACGAAAATGACCGCGTTGTCAGCTCTGGCGGCTATCTATCCGCCTCTGCCTGCCCAGAAATGGAACCCAGACCTGGACTGGCAGCCAGTGCCTTATAACACTATAGACGCTAATATAGACGACGTAAGTATTCTTTGGTTataggaggaagaagagaaTGAAGTCATAGGAGGGTTCATTTAACACAGCTCAACACTTGAAAAAGGCGGAAGGAAAGAGTCAATGCCATCTTTGACCAACTCGATATCTTTCTCTCAAATAAATTCATCCATTTGTTAATActtctgtttaattttttgttttattattatttacatctaATCTTAATTCGGATATATCCCATATCGAATCCTgatcgtatttttatttcagttgtTATATTGGTACAATTGTCCGCTCTACCTAAAGAAAAGGGCTCAAGTGTACGAAGAAACGCCTGAAATCCAATCATGGGTGCGACCCTATGAAAAACTTTTTGCCTATCTATCTGAGAAGACTGGAAGCAACATCACAACTTCTATTGATACGTTTTATTTAGACAATCTCTTTCAAACATTGGTACGTATACATGTGATCTTATCAATCTTATTCAACCTCTAGATAACTGAAATTTACCACtaaagaattgaaattaaaatacaagaatCGATAACTTATTCCTACAAGCAAAGGCTTAACCTATgatcttattaattttgatattggCTACGATTCAGACATTGAAAGATATAAGATCGATATATTTTCCGTTTTAGGAAAATGTTGGAATAAAACCACCGAAATGGGCACAAGTGGTAATGCCACAGATACAACAACTGACAAAAATTGAGTATGCGGTAGAGTATTACACTACAGAACTTAAAAGGATCTCAGcaggtaagtatttattttttgaccaaaACTAAAGCGTGAAAATGCACATTTCGTCAGCTTTTTTGATTACTTCTGaagcttttacgacattaaaGGCGTCAAACCCAATATATGTAGGTGATGAGAATCCTTTTTGGAtgagtttttttacataagtaatatgtatgtaataaaaaattaaatagaaatatattgCATTTTTAGGAGTTCTAATGACGGAGATCATAGACTCAATGAATTACGCCATCAAAGGCTACGAGGACCAACCGAAGATGCGGCTATACTCGGCTCACGAGAACAACGTGGCTGCTCTGATGGCCGCCGCCAAGGTCTTTGTGCCACACCAACCCAGTTACGGGTCAACTTTCTCACTGGAGCTGAGGAGAAGGAATTCCACCGGGGAGTTTGTTGTTGCTGTATGTACTGTACAATTTTATGGTTCAATTCCTATGAATCCGTGAAGCACAGAGACGTGCAGAAACTGATCTTAACAAGACTTGTTGGCGAACTTATTGGGGAACGTCCCTTTTCATTTATCTTAATATCCCAGGCCAGCACTGTTGAAGTTGTTCTCAAAAAGGGGTTTTTTGgcatatgcaaaaatatttaactttacaAAATACGAGATAAAGGTTTTGAGGAATCATTTCACAGTGGTGCGCagatattttttcacaaagtAGTCAAATTTCCGATTGCACTTTCTGCTTGTATCTAACTAATGAACGAGAGTAAAGTAGGAACTGTCAATTATATACTTAACATTGATTTATAGTTGTTTTCAATTTACAGGCTCCTTACGCCAAAGACGCAGGAGGACCAGCCGAACTTCTTCCATTTGAAGGTTGTGGGGAAAGCCTTCTATGCGACTATGACACCTTCTCAACCCTTGTAGCGGATAGTCTAATGTCTTACGACGAATTTAAGCGAGTGTGTGCTATATCAGACTAATGTAGTGAAACAATGTTAGTGAATTTTTGATCaccaaatatttaatgaatggtTGTCGATGAGTAAAGGCTGTGATGTTTGAAACTGTCGTTTTCTTTATcaattaaatgaaatgttaCTTTGGTGCATTTGTCTATGAAGTCTTGTTGCAATTATAAACATTGAACAAAGACAAGTATCCATAAAACCTTGATGAATCACGAATTCCCAACTTTTGTATTTCAGTCAGGCATAGGCTGCAcaaaaattctgaaaataatttacggAATGCTAACAAAATATCATTTACATACTACCTTATTGGTCGTTGATGGATTTGGGCTTTGATGCTCATTGCTGAGAATGCAATAATAATGGTAAAGAGTGATAACAATATCTGAAAAAGTACAGGAACGTTTCAATAAGGGa
This genomic window contains:
- the LOC106143118 gene encoding venom acid phosphatase Acph-1, which translates into the protein MRAVYVVIAFVATIAWGLDATTAGLVVEHTAALAMPDDVADTELVAAFVIFRHGDRTPDQEELDLLTKGEKHKDVFFPYGMKALTNKGKQCGYRVGQYIRERYDGFISRLYLPDEIVVRTTNFDRTKMTALSALAAIYPPLPAQKWNPDLDWQPVPYNTIDANIDDLLYWYNCPLYLKKRAQVYEETPEIQSWVRPYEKLFAYLSEKTGSNITTSIDTFYLDNLFQTLENVGIKPPKWAQVVMPQIQQLTKIEYAVEYYTTELKRISAGVLMTEIIDSMNYAIKGYEDQPKMRLYSAHENNVAALMAAAKVFVPHQPSYGSTFSLELRRRNSTGEFVVAAPYAKDAGGPAELLPFEGCGESLLCDYDTFSTLVADSLMSYDEFKRVCAISD